DNA sequence from the Poecile atricapillus isolate bPoeAtr1 chromosome 4, bPoeAtr1.hap1, whole genome shotgun sequence genome:
TTTGGCCTCCCAAGGATGCATTATGCATTTTTGCAGGAAGTAAGGCCAAGATATACTAATGTGCCTGAGGTCACAGGAAAAGCACTtgccagaggaaaataactTCCTTCAACCCCCATTCTCATGTTGTTCCTACTACCAGTACCCTCCTTGTCCATATGTTGCTAACTATGCTTTTGCAACTGCTATTTGCAGTAGCCAAGTCTCATCTCTAAAACACACTGTGCACATCGACTCCAAGCCATGATAGCCCATGGACAGAGGGCAGGACCCCAAAATGCAGTTATCATGTCCTTGCAGCTTTTATGCAAGAAAAGGAACAACAGATAACAGCTATTTTCTGGGTTTAGCTCGAAGCCAGGAAGAGAGTAGAGGATACACCCCTTCAGATGAGACCCCTCATTCAATAGCTACTCATCCTCCAAAGGCAAGTAATGGCACTTCCCATTCACTCTTATATGACATCTCTGCAGAGAGTTATATACAAGTTATGGTATGTGTATGCCTTGCAGAAGAACTTTCAGCCTTCATGAACTTCATCTTCTCTCCTGTCACTACACAAAACTATAGGTCACTATACAAAACAATGAGAGAATCCCTACGcccatcatctctccctctccacactgtggctgctgctggcactggatGCAGATAAGATGTTAATGAGTCACCATCCTGACCTGCACCTTTACCTTTGAAGCTGCCATGACAGCTGCGGTGGCTGCAACGTTCAGCCCCCGCTTCCCAAAGTGCACGAGGGCATCGTAGCTTCGGTCTTTCGCCTGGATGAGGCAGTCATCGATCTCCTGtcagagcagaaaacaaaacaaacaattaaaaaagCACAAGAAGGACAAGTTCAGGCTTGTGCTTCCAGCCTCAAACTCTTGGCAGAGTCAGGTCATACTTTATGGTGGTGGATGTCTCCTATTTCTTCCACTGTGGCTGGAAAAAAGCTCACAGCCAATATTtgcaaagaggaaaattttCTGGGGGGCAGTAACCCCCATTGCAGGGTTTGGGAACTCTTTATTCTACAAATGGAAGATTGGGACCCAAAGTTGAGGTCCTAGAAGCAAGAGAAATCTGCCTGAATGACATGGATTGATAGATATTTGCAAACCATGCACTCCAAAGACAAATGTGATTGCCTCATAGTTAAAAATAATCATATGATGACACCGGGCAGCTGAAGCTGCATTGCCCTGTGTCCAGGACAGGTGGCCTCAGAAATATCTGGGATATCTCTGCACATCATGGAGATGTCCAGCCTCAGATGCCCATGGAACTGGTAGGGCCAGAGCTTCTGGACTTTGATGCTGCTCAATATACAGTGAAACAGTTAGGGAGGTTCCTTCCCTTACTCTCCCTCCCTCAGGACACTGGGGTCTGGATGATAACGATAGCAATGACTTCTAGTACTCAGCTGGTGCATGTGCTGGGTTAGTAGGGACTGGAGGCTGTGAGGAGTTGCTGGCTGCTCTCCTTATTCCCTGTAGGTAAGAGCTGGCAACTCAAAATGCATGAGCCCTGCTTGGGAGAAGCACAAGAAAAGGGAAGCAGAGACAGGGGACTGATTCCCACTGTCCTTCTTGGACAAGACTGAGATCCAACTGCTGTTTCACTGCCTGTGGCTAAACAGAGAGCTTTCATTTCCAAGGTGCCAGTGCAGGAAACagtcactcagcagttttcatGTTGGTATGTGACAATAGCTGTTCTTGGTCCATTTATACACAGGAGCCAAATTGATCTGCCTGATAGTGTCCCATTCACAGCCATAGTAATCTTCCAGGCAGGCAAATGATCCAAGCTGTAATATCCCCCTCCCAAAATTAGCATCTTTAATTTGAGCAAGACATTTTTTAAACCTAGGACCTCAACATGCTACATGCCTTTTTTCACCACACTGCACAGCCAGGCAGCTCACAGCTGCTAAGCTCATTTTAAACTGCCTGGGCTGTTTGTATCATTTCTGTACAATGTTTtaggcagagctgggaacaaAGTTGAGGAGTCCTGGCTGCCAGACCAAGTTTCTCTATTTGTTATATGCAGCCACAACAGAGTACTCCAGTTATAATCGCCCAGTACATGCAAAGCAGCTCAGGAGGTATTTTTATCCCACTCCCTCCCAACTTCTCAACTGCACAAAGATGAGTTAATAACTGTGAGTGCACTGAACAGATGCCAGTATTTAAAAACACAACAAgcacaaagaacaaaaacacCAACTCAAAGGAGGGGAtcaaatgatagaggaagagAATCAGCAGCTCCAAATCCTTCCATAAAAATGAATGACACAGGGACTGGACTAAACACACCATAGTTCTGTTCCACCCAGAGAGGATCCAGGCACCTGTGATTACCTTTTCTTTTGAAGACAGCGTTGGATGGACAAATTTCCTGTACAGGAGGCTGGAGCCTTTTGTGTATGGAGACAGCAGCCAAGCTACAAAAGCTATTTTGAGTTCATAGTAGAATGGAAACCTAGAAGAAGAAGAGGGTTACTGTCTGCTCCCAATTTAACCTCTGCCCTTAATTAGAGATGCTCAGCACAGTTAGGGatttcccagctcagctcaaGGCAGATTTTGCtaccaaaaaaatctaaagatTAAAGCGTATTGACTCAGTTTTGAACACATCTCAATGACACATGTGGGTGAATCTTTACTTGGTTATCAGGACCATTATTTAATGGCCTGGAAGAGATTCTGATGTGCGATAAGAGAAGCTTTCTATATGCAAAGATCATAGGTGTTGCCTTCACAGTATCCCCAGTAATTGTGAGAAAGCAAAGACCAAACCAGCAAACCAGTATTTTCATTGATATATTTATGCACTTTCCATCTCTTTGCCTCTCAGCTTTTAAGTTAACACTTACATGACTGAAGCTGAGATACAAGAACCTTTGTTGTCCAAGCAACATAAAGGTGCAGATTCACACTGACTTTGAGGTAGGGCTGCAAAATATAGAGGACATGAACCAGCAGGACATGCTTTAGCTGTAACAAGCAGCTAGGGATACCCTGAGATTAAATTATCCAGGCTCTTTTCTGGAGGACAAAGCCCAGAGCTCAAGACTGGCCACCCAGCATCATCAGCATGTTGCTAGCAGCAGTGTGATGAACGATTGTCACCCTTTGCAAGCATGAGCAGTGCACAGACCTGTGATGGCTGTGGACCCAGACAGGCTCTTGCTGTGCCACACAGGGCTGTCACTGAGCCAGCCAGCACCCAGGTCTGACACTCTGAGCATGGATGTGCCAGGCTGATCTCCCACCTCACTGGGGATCTCTACAGCACACTTGATTTCACAGGCTGGATGAGCCCTTTGCCAATTCTCCTGATAGACCCACATAATTCATTCtccaaaaaataacaaagctaCAGATGAACACAGGAGAGGTAGATCTGCATGCAAATTAGACATACAATAATGGTTTTATCTCCTTTTCAATAGATCTGACGTGCTGCCAAGTTCTCCCGATTTCCTTCATCGGAAGGACTCACTCAAGGCATGCAGTGCTGTGCAGGAACAGGATGTAAGGGCCATGTGCTACAGTTACATTTCCATCCTAAAGTCTGTTGATCTCACTGGTTTCTGGTAGGAAGGCCTTACAATAAAGGGCAAGCAAGCAGCAAACACTTCCTAACCTGAGCATCCAAAAGGAACTGAATCTGATAATTGGGAATTTATGTGCTCTCATTCTGGCAAAGGTTACCAGGAATCCTTCCACTGGCACCAAAGAGCCACATCAGTGCAGACTGTCACTGTCCTCCATAAAACCAGAAACCCAACCTAACCAGGAATATGTCTGGCAAAACATCCCAGGAACAACCACCCACACAGCAACCTACATAGTcttgtgctgcagggctgcttgTACCTGATCCACAGTCTGTGTATTTACTGTAGGATACAGCCAGGCAAGTATAAAACTCTGCTTGTAGCTAAATCAACTGTTTTTTATGCGATGACCACTGAAAGCGTCCAACTGGGCAGTCAGCTGTGCCTGACAGGCAGGGCCTGAGACTCCAGTAATGATTTCCCACTAATGAGATATCACTGAGCCTTTCtactttcttgtttttcctgtgGCAGTACTGAGAAAGGAAGCATGTCTCCTGCAGACAAAAACCCTCTATGCACTTGAAGCTGCTGAACCTGTGCACAGGAGTCAGTGCACATTTGtgtgccttttttcccccttgtaaacatttctgttttcttttcatctcaTGCCAAAGAGCCTCTCCCCTCTGGTGCTTACCAGCAAAGAAAGATATCCGTGAATGTCTCTGCTGTCGTGAAGAGCGCGAATATGATCCAGTACATCATCCATTTGACCTGGTAAACAAAAACAGTCTCAAACTATCTCTTACAGGCACAAGTGCACAGAATAACTCTCatgggaaaataaattcttaccCCCTCACCCTCTCCATTGTGTATTTAGCAATTACTGTGGACTTGAAGGTGCCAGTTTGCCCCACTTAACATGTGTCAGATCAACACGGTCCTTGGGAAGGTGACAGCGGCCTTTAGGACTGGTCTTAGGAAAAGAAGAGCAGCCTCTGTCCTTGCAGAAACTCCACTGGCCAGTAGAACATGACAGCTCTATCACAGGGCTTTAAAAATCTCACTTGGCTCATGTTAATagcaaatgttaaaataaagtTGTTGGCCAAACTCCAGTTAAGATGCAATTACTTACATAATACCTACAGCCAGGAAAAGGCAAAGAGGTAACTGCCTATCCTGTCACCCAACTCACCACCATTTACTGACTcactgggcagccctggagtGGCTGTGACTGCTCCCACCCAACCCCATGTAGTGACAAGGGAAAGGGCAATAGTTTAAATCCCTTCCCTGGGGCTTAGAGGGGACTGTTTTACCTCACACTGGTAGTGAGAGGCTGTGCTGTCTCTGTTCAACTAGAGAAACTCCACTGTCATGGATGATGGTTTCCTTTGGGAACCAGCAAGAGAGCCTTTGGGGATGGTGACTTGGTCAGATAAACTGTAGTACTTCAAGtaattcaggaatttgggaatttttttcactgagcACTAAATGGCATCTAAAAGCACAGCTCAACTATTCTGAAGCATCTAGTATTGGTTCTTCTTAGGATGGAAAAAGGTGGTGAGACAAAAGTTGTTAATTTAACTGGCAACTGTTGTTTAATTAGGTGCATTTGAAAATGGAGGTCCCTAAGCAGCTTTGCTGGAATGTTAGAAAGCTTAAGGAAGTAAAACCCATGAAAATCAATGAATTAGAGAATTGGGCCATGTTAGCTAAGGCTGGTACAATTGCAATAGACTAAGGAAAGGTTGGAGGAAAGACAGTACAAGAGGGATACCTACACCAGGTGCTGCTCTGGGGAATGGAAGATGGAGGCACCAATAAATGTCGATCTCACCAGGTTGGAAATTATATCCCCATCTTCTCCCCGATACAGTGGGGCAGTACTGATAGTCTCCATTTCCCTGTAGGTACTGGAATTATTCCCTGAGCACCTGTCACTCTGCTACATAGCTGCTCTCCTGGGATTTATATTTatgtacatatttatatttatatgtagcATTACAGCAATAATGGCACTGCCAAATGCCTGAGAGCATCATCTTCCCAGTGAAGCTTCTGCCAGACTTTTTATGTAACTGTGACTCCTCAGAGCCTCAGTGCCAACATGGCTCTCTCAGTTAGACATTACTGCCAGCAAAACTTTGAAACACAAACCAAGACCTGGTGTGGATCGGCTTTGATCAGCCTAAAACATTCATCAAAATTACTATTACCAAGCAGAATAAAATTACATTAGAGTGATATAAGTTTTGATTAATAAATGAAGGTTCCTCCCAtgtcattttaaattattacttaatttttatttctttttaatcaagCCTTAATGGATACATTGCCACAACTGCAATGTTAAACTGAAATCAATTGTAAGGGCAGACGAGATCAGTTGTTCCCATATTTGCGTCACAACCACAAGTGTCTTGTGAGTTGATGTGAGTTCCTCACTTGATGTGTGTTCCTGTTTTACAATTGAATTTCCAATAGAAATTGGACCCTTCAACAAAATACCTTCCAGAAAGGGACTATGGAAATGTTAAGTATCAGTGGCAGACACTGCTTGGAGATGCCTGTGCACGTCTTCAGCATTTTCAAGCAAAGCAGCCCTGAGAAGCACAGCTGTGTAAGGGCTGCAGAGACATTTTGCCTGAAGTATCTGCTGTGTTCTGTAACACTTACAATTCTCAAAATGCCCAAAACCATTTCCTGAAGCAGGAAAATTATAAACAAAACTCTTAGCAGCCACAGTGAGTCCCAGATTGAGTTTGCACTAAAGATTTAATGGGATAGACACCTATGCTGTTATCCAGATGAGAAAATGGGCTTGTTATTCCTAGGATCCTGAGAAGATTGAAGAGTCAATCTTCTGGAGATCTGGAGGATGAGCTGGGTTCAATGAAGTTAAAAGAGCTCAGGTTGTGAAGGGCACTACAAATCCTACAGGACCCCGACAGCATCCAAGTACTTTTGATTCTCCTTCATTTCACTTTCCCTGATGGCCCCATATGCCTTTGGTAACCAGGGCCCAGGGAAGATTTTTCAGcaaaaagcaaagagagcacACCCAGTTGCCAGACCTGCCTGTAAATAGGTCGCACTGCAAGGAAGGATGTTTCTGTCTGAGGATTCAGCCACATGAACTTCGAGTTGCCTCCTCTTATCCTTGTTTTGAATGAACAGTTAAAGCTTCAAGGCTTTTTGAAAAGGCTTTGATTTATGCTGCTCATCAGAAACAAAGAAGAGCACACAAAGCTCTGGATGCCAAATACCTTTTAAGTCAGCTTATCTCACCACCAGAGGAACAGCAGACATTTGTCAAGGAGCACATCAGCTCTGCACTGGAGCCAGAAGCACAAACCCAAACCTCATTTATGCCTAGCAATCAACCAGCCCACCTTCAGGCCAGTCTGCCCCTTGCACTGCTTTATAAGCTTTCCCAGAATACAGGCAACACCTTTCCAATGTGGTGAGGAGCAGTCTTAGAAAATAaccccccagcacagccacaaacCTCATTACTCACATATTCTTTGATGTCCTTTGATTTCACGGCTTTGTAAGAATAATATGCGGGGTAAAGTGTGCCAAATATAAgcctggaaaaaacaaacaaacaataaatggattaaattaatttcctgtcagagagaaagactttttttcctccctgtgtTTTAAATGTGGTTTTTGCAGTGATGCAAAGTGTTGGGATTTGATTTAAGCTCGAGTGCACTAAATACAGTACAGTACAGGAGTGATTTTGCATCACTGAATTCAGAGCATCTGTTACCAGTGACTTGAATGAAGAGAAGAGATTCAGgacattgggtttttttttgcaatggTTTCCAAAGCTGTACCTTACGAGtaacacacaaaacaaaataatcaaaccaaacaaaaaaggcCACCACCACACCaccacaggaaattaaaaatctgatCTTGAAGCAATCTACTGTGACACCAGGAATATGGAAGTATTGCTTTCAGAGAGAGAATTATTTGTCTAAAATCCCTTCCTCTGTTCAGTACTCTGAAAAGCTGGCAGATGATAAAGCAGGATCCAAGTTCTACTGGTGCAAAGGTTTGGGTGCCTTATCCTACATTAAACCTGGTATAGGGAAGAACCCTGCACTGTTCAGCAAAGTCAAATTAGGCTCATGAGAGGAGGAGGAATCTGCCTACCAAGATACATCAACATGATCAGGCCTAAaagtcccagctctgctgttccTTCAGACAGATTCCTTTCATTTTCAAGTCTGAAAGGGATGCTGTCAGCTTCAAGATTTCATGTAAGAAAGAAACAAGGATCTGTAAGTTAAAAATAGCaccactgagaaaaaaatgtgcagTATTTTTTATACTAGGTTTTCTCTGCATCACTGCCTACACGCTTATTCACTTGGATTATTCTGGACGCAAGCATAGGCTTGTCAAAACCACTTTGCCCTGCCCAGGTTTCAGTTTTATTCCATGCAGAAGGATGATGCTGCAAAGTCTAAATTTAATAGATTGCAGGGTAATGTTTACTGGCTTGCAACTACCCATCTTTCCATTGAAGCTTTTGCTTTAAATTCATACAACtgtttcctctgctcctgggaatgAAAATGATCAATGTTTCAATCCCTAATTGTGGAGCCACATGGATCCGCAGTCATCTTTTTCCACCCTGCCAGCAGTGACTGTGTGCCTTGGGACTCGTAATTACAGTCAAGTCCATTACGTGCAcaagacattaaaaattaaCACTCTGGGATATGGTGCACCATCGTACTTCCCGGAGCTCAAGAAGGTATTTATGAAAGAATGGGGTGAGCCAGCACACATCTTGATTTCCAAAGCAGTGACCAAAGGCAATTTGCCTGCTATTCATCATGCTCAGTGTAGCATGGATTAGCAGAACCTGAAGCACAATGCAGACTTCAGAAAAGCAGCTACTGAGTGAGGAGATTCAACATTTTACAGAGACATCACACTGGTTTCAAAAAAGCTTTGCTGGAAACAGTCAGCTCTGAACCTATTTCACTCAGAGGGGCTTGTGCTATCTGCAAGGATCAGACACAAACACTCAGAAAGATTCTGGGAAACCAAAAGTGTTTTTGTCCCTTGCAGTATTCCACCAAACAGCAACACGGGTTAAGGCAAGGATGAACACACAGCTGATGGCTCAATCCTGTTCTCACTGAGGCTAATAAATACTCCGAGTTCAATGGTAACAGGACCTAATCCAAAGAAGGCAGAGTTCACAAATGGAAGAAAGCTacaatattcagaaaataacaGCTGagcacatgaaaaatatttttggctcTCCTTATAAAAAGCACTGCAATGCTGTTCTTCCTTCTTGGTCTAGGCTGGCTGCTATCTTACACTTTTATTTCCTGCAAATAATCACTGAGTGATTGATATTCATTTCCTCAGTTTGTGCTGGTAACAGAAAGTCACTGGATCCTGAAGAAGCAAATGGTCTACAGGCAtaccagaaaataatttgttgtaGACAATAaatacttgggaaaaaaaatcctgtgagGGAAGGAAATTGGAATCATTTTGCATGTGCAGAGCAAGGGACAGTTAATAAGGTGATGTGATCTCCCTAAACTGGAGATTGAGAGTTTCACTGATTTGCCTTGCAGTGTGTTGTGTGCATATATGGGCATTTATTACTGCTGTGGTTTACCAGactgaaaactgttttaaagAATGTTGGAAGCCAGTCTTGTCACTTCTGTGGCTTACTAAGTGGCTTGGAGTCACTTAAGCTCTGGACACACTCTTCAAATGGAAGACAAAAGATGTTTGGGCATTTCTCTAAAGCGTATTCAGGGGTTTTAAGACAATATTTGCATATAGCAATATTCCAAAAAGTCTCTTGAAGTTACAGTCTTCACTTGACTTTGGATCAGAGTTGAGCACAATTGATTTAATTCAAACACACACATCAATCCTCCGTCTCTTCCCTCAATTCCTGTACCCTGCTGAAGACAATAATTCTCACTTCCCCCTCATCCAAGCTTCCTGTGTAATCAAAGTTATTGTTgattcctgccttccttcatCTCCATGCTCAGACTGTTGCCAAATCACTCCTTCTGCACGCTATACACAAACCTGAGGCTGATCCTTTGTCCCTTCTCTGTCCCTTGAAAACCATAAAGTCTTTCCTTGTCCAAGTCTCCTTTCCACCTCCTTTGTGTGGTCTCTACCCCATCTAGATGCACCAGTGTTTAAACCTCTCCCCCCTGTCCCAGTCACCCCCAGTCCCAGCCTAACAAGCTGAAGTAACTTATCTTTGCTTTCCATGCCTGAAAAACTATGTTTCTAACCACTGTTGGTTTGCTCTTTTATCACCTCCTACCTCAGTCCCTGCTCTCCTTTAATGACTGTGCCACCACCCTCTTCCTCTGCTGTTCCTTGCATGTTTTCTCCCACACCCTGGAGCTCCTGTGTTCCTTGCTCCCCCATTGCACATCAGTCCCTTGCCTCCAAAACAAGCTGTTCCCTGGCAGTCCTCCTGACAGCCCCTAGTTTGAGAGACAGCAGCCCAACTCCAACCATATTATTTCCCCAGTCCTCCTCATCTCTatattcttcttcttctgcaaAACTTCTGATGTTCTCTGAACCAGATCACAGGATCTTCAGCTTTCTTCCCACAGCCCAAAAATCACAGGACTGCCCTTCAGCTCCCTCCCGCTGCTGCCAGCTGACCTGGGACTCAGATGTGCTGTGACTCCTTCTGTGTTACAGGCATTGTCTGTCTGTCTGGTGCTGGCCAGACAAATTAATGACCTACCTATGGACTCAGCACTGCAGCTTTTACCTCCTGGCAGACAGTGCTATAAAATAATCTCCTATGCAGCAGCTAATTATTAGGAATAATGTAGGAAATTTTTATTTGAGGCCTCTCTGACCCATCTATTTTGGCCACAATCACTTTGCAGATCCAAAAGTTTTGCAACAGTGGAAAAACAGACAACTTAAGTCTCATTTCCTTAGGAAACCAGAGTCAACCCACTCCCCACCCATTTCCATCTTTCAAAGTTTCTTTGAATGGGCCATGTACCTAGGAAAGCCTTGGCCCTTTTACCTTCAGAAACAGATATCCTGATCATCAAACCTCCCAGAGCTTGATGTAGAGTAGTTGCTAAATTTAAAGCTACAGAATAGTTCTCTAGTCTGGGCTAAAGCAAGCACACACACTCAGGGTATAGAGAGAGGCAAGGAAGTGGTGACATCCATCAGTGAGTTGGGAAAAGCTCACTTGCAGCACTAAACAAATAACCACAACAGCCTGACAGTTCTTACATTGTTCTGTGCTGGAGGTCCACACCAATTACAATCACCTTGAAAAAGGACAAAACAGCAGCTGTAAAGAAATCACTGAAGAGTCAAATAATTGTGCAAGAAGAGGCAAAAATCTAAGTAAAAGGTCAGTCTGCCTAAAGAATAGGATAAGGATTAATGCTGAAAATCCTATAATCCTATTAGgcacctcagcagcagcaatccCCAGTCTGGATCATTACATGTGCTTCTGGTCATTCTTTGTCAAAATAGAGACACAAaggcaggaggggaaagagaaagaCAGGGAAAGTGGAAGTGCACTGGGGACGATCCTTAAGAGGGACTGTAAAGGCTGTAATTGTTTCTTTTGCAACAAAGACAAATAACTGAGGTTATTTACTCCTCCTGATGCAGTGTGAGGGGATGCTCAActcaataaataaaacaaaggcaaaagGAGGGGAGAAATCTCCTCTATCACCAGGAGATATTATGTGGAATGGAtgaactgcattttttaatataattacaTTATGTAGGACTTGGGGTTTGGGTTTCATTATTCAAGTTTACCATTAAATTACACAGGAAAGGATGAAGCTTCTCATATTGTGAGGTTTCCTGATTGTCGGGAGAATAGTAAAGAAATTGAACTGTTGGCTCCTCTTTAGAAAACCCTGTCATATTCCAGGGGAGCAGCTGCATCATCACCAAAGTTCCTTCTGTCTCCACTTACCCGGACAGCCACAGTCAGACCTGGCTATTAtatccttctcttccttctctggaTTTGCTGGAGCAGTGGTCTGACCACCACAGAGCACAGGCTATCCCAGATGTGACAGTATTCCTGATAGAATTCTAGGCTAGAGTCTGGGGAACAGCCTAAGAGCTGCCACCATGACCTGTGAGGGTCTCACAGGACATCTTGAGTTTTGATTAGATGTTGCTTTCCTCATGGAAAAGTCATTTACCCACAAAATGAACTCTCACGCTCCATAAAGTAGCcactgaaataaatggaaaggCTCCCAGTGATTCTCAGGAGTTCTTGCCAGGACTCAGGTTACCTCCAGAAATGCCTGCATATCCCCTCCCTTGAGCACTTTTAACCACAGGGGTATTTTCTGGGTGGTAACTTTCTGTTACAAATATACCAGCATGGGCTGTCTACATCCCAAGCCATCCAAGTTTTGCTCCTCTAGTTACCATGCCACCAGCAGTGTTTGGGCTGTCCAAACACTTAGAACATTGTACTACCACAACACAAATAGAACAGCCCTTATTTTGCCCACAAATAACTAATGTTCCCATTTCATCAGCACACAGCAGCCAAGATGACAACTTCTGCTCACAGGCATGGACACATTTAGGAATCATTGAGACATTTCCTATTTTCTCAACATGTTCACTGGCTAGTGCGTGCTTCTTACACAGAGAGCTGAGCTGTCACCATGCCAGCATTCCTCAATGATACCACCAAGAAGGGTGCCAATAGGTTTGTGTTCCTTATTATCAGTCCTAATTAATGTTCACACAGTGccacagattaaaaataaatggcacTGCGTTCGCACTGAAGGTTCCCAGTTGAAATCCAGCAGCCGGAGATGTGAAAATTAGCAGTGCACAAGGTCAGGGAAAGGGTTAATTTGAGTCCCTGGACAGGCCAAATGATTGATTTTCAAGAAGGGGCTGGGGTGGAGGAAGCACCAGCTGCAGAGGAGGTTCTGGGCTATATTCCCTAGGAGGTGGCTCCTGCAAATTCTTTGCAGTCACTGTGCAGCAGAATGGTGGCTCCAGGGAAGTCAGGAACTCGCCTGCTCACCCCTCAGGGCAACAGCTGACACCATCCCCACCTTGGGCCCCAAGAGATGTGGATACCTGACCATGCCAGACTGACATCCTGATACACTCTGAGAATACTCATGACAAAAATA
Encoded proteins:
- the REEP1 gene encoding receptor expression-enhancing protein 1 isoform X9, with translation MVSWIISRLVVLIFGTLYPAYYSYKAVKSKDIKEYVKWMMYWIIFALFTTAETFTDIFLCWFPFYYELKIAFVAWLLSPYTKGSSLLYRKFVHPTLSSKEKEIDDCLIQAKDRSYDALVHFGKRGLNVAATAAVMAASKGQGALSERLRSFSMQDLSTIRGDSSSTVPPSVTVRTSSKQSHPKPSRSASEGTGSSVCTCCSVCRLLRGERS
- the REEP1 gene encoding receptor expression-enhancing protein 1 isoform X7, producing MVSWIISRLVVLIFGTLYPAYYSYKAVKSKDIKEYVKWMMYWIIFALFTTAETFTDIFLCWFPFYYELKIAFVAWLLSPYTKGSSLLYRKFVHPTLSSKEKEIDDCLIQAKDRSYDALVHFGKRGLNVAATAAVMAASKVKVQVSQLLHLHLYLDQKKGQGQGALSERLRSFSMQDLSTIRGDSSSTVPPSVTVRTSSKQSHPKPSRSASEGTGSSVCTCCSVCRLLRADGHRIINICSPVLIK
- the REEP1 gene encoding receptor expression-enhancing protein 1 isoform X8, with product MVSWIISRLVVLIFGTLYPAYYSYKAVKSKDIKEYVKWMMYWIIFALFTTAETFTDIFLCWFPFYYELKIAFVAWLLSPYTKGSSLLYRKFVHPTLSSKEKEIDDCLIQAKDRSYDALVHFGKRGLNVAATAAVMAASKVKVQVSQLLHLHLYLDQKKGQGQGALSERLRSFSMQDLSTIRGDSSSTVPPSVTVRTSSKQSHPKPSRSASEGTGSSVCTCCSVCRLLRVYSFFFSM